Within Trichoderma atroviride chromosome 2, complete sequence, the genomic segment GTTCTGTCAGAGTAGAGGCGCATTAGAGGCCAGGGAGGCTGCCTGGTGCGGAGTTGCGCACGTGACCACGTGACCAACCCGCGTTGACGTGTCTGAGGATTACGCATTTAGTATTTGAGATGTATTATCGGCGGATGCCCAAAAGGCAAGGCTACTCTGTATAGGAGGTACCTCTATAAGATTATATGTCCTCATAATAGAAACTGCACAATGGCAGTCAATGCCAATGTCTCGGCAGTTGACATCCCCTTTATCACTTTCTCTGCTGCCAACGACGCCGCCACTCTCCTGTTTGAGCTCATCCAGGCGAAGGCGTCACCGCCACATCTCGCCAGTGATGAAGACTCCATCGGATATCAACTATCACTGCCGCTATTAGCCGATGATCCTGATTCCGACGACGCTGGCTTGGATTTGAATCATTTTGGATGGGAGATTGGTGCAGGCACACCGCCGGCTATGCTGGACAAAGGCCTGCGGCGTGACGATCCACCCTTGCTTCTTTGCCCTCCCGGCGCAACACCAGCTTCAAAGGCTGTTCGTAAATACATCAAAGACTTCCATGCCAGTATTTCCTTTCACACGAATACAGGCGTACTCATGCTCAAGACACTCTGTGATCGACCAATCATATACGAGCAAGGCGATATCTACGATAATGACCTGGAACTTCGCCTAGATGAATGGGGCAACAGCACAACGTGTGTTTTGCGAAGAGAGCGCAACTACATTCGTATTGGCCCGTACCGCTTTCTTTTGAAATTCAACGCACAAAGTCCGGAGACTAACTATCGGTTTATCACGCATATGAATAAACAAATAAAGAGTATATACCACGGTCTAGTCCCTTCGCGTCTGTTTAACTTTATCCCAAAGGGTTCTTCGTACACTAGAACCAGATGGAATATATGGCTACACCAGCAAATTCCGACAACTGAGATTATTACCGGCGTCAATATTTACACTGGACAACCTGTTGCTATCGGGAAACTGCGCAATAAAGACACAATCATGACTCAACTGCAAATGGCTCTCCAGATCAAAGACACGCAAAAGAGCGGCATACTTGGCGTTATTGATGTCTGGTGCGATCACCAGGCCTCTCCTCCTTGCCTTTTTTATTCGCAGGGTTCTAATGTACGCACGGAGTGTCACTATACCTATTATTCGATGCCGCTGGCCTCATACAACTTCCTGGACCTCCCTTGGTCCAAGTTGGGCGTTGATAAGCGCCTTCTATATCTCCATCAGACGTTATTAGCCCTTGCCGAACTGCATGACCAACAACTTGTTCATGGGAATATTCAGCCCCGGTCCCTGCTCATTATGGGTGACAATTTACGCCTGGATTCTGAAACTCTTTCGACACAAAAAGTCGTTCTATCCCTCTCCATGAGGCGGGTAGAGAAAATGATGTCTAGTGGGGCAAATATTTGTGTCGCACCTGAAGTATGGCAGAACGGGGGGGGCAACAACAGACCTGGACGGGATAAAACTCGACATCTGGGCAATAGCTTCTTCGTGGATATATGCGTTTGGAACACCACCTAATCGGAAAATCGCCACAAAAGATGACCACGAGTGGCTTCAGAGTCAAGTGACTAGGCTTTCTAAGCTAACCCCGTTCATTGATCTTTTGCAAAAAATGTTGGCTTGGGAGCCACGAGATAGACCAACCGTGGCCGAAGCTCTTGCAAGCGACGCCTGGCATCTAGTCCAGACAATGAAACAAGAGAGggaggatgagaagcagcagaagcgaaAGGCCGAGATGCAATCAGACGGGGTCAAGAGAGTTAGGGTGCTCTCACCTAGTGAGAGAGATTACAAGATTTTTGAGCCGTGACCGGTTAATTCAAGAAAATCCCTCGTCATTGAAGAAACTTGCTTGTATATAAAGCATGTAGTCTGTTGTCATTTCCCCCTCGCTAATATGCAATTATACAATCCTAGCAATATTTATTGCGCTGATTATCGCAGGTAAGAACTCTATAAACCGAAAAAGCAACGCCAGAGGACAAGAGAAATTGTAAGTCATGTGCCAATACAGCCCCCATGACAACCAAATCTCTAGTGACTAA encodes:
- a CDS encoding uncharacterized protein (EggNog:ENOG41); amino-acid sequence: MAVNANVSAVDIPFITFSAANDAATLLFELIQAKASPPHLASDEDSIGYQLSLPLLADDPDSDDAGLDLNHFGWEIGAGTPPAMLDKGLRRDDPPLLLCPPGATPASKAVRKYIKDFHASISFHTNTGVLMLKTLCDRPIIYEQGDIYDNDLELRLDEWGNSTTCVLRRERNYIRIGPYRFLLKFNAQSPETNYRFITHMNKQIKSIYHGLVPSRLFNFIPKGSSYTRTRWNIWLHQQIPTTEIITGVNIYTGQPVAIGKLRNKDTIMTQLQMALQIKDTQKSGILGVIDVWCDHQASPPCLFYSQGSNVRTECHYTYYSMPLASYNFLDLPWSKLGVDKRLLYLHQTLLALAELHDQQLVHGNIQPRSLLIMGDNLRLDSETLSTQKVVLSLSMRRVEKMMSSGANICVAPEVWQNGGGNNRPGRDKTRHLGNSFFVDICVWNTT
- a CDS encoding uncharacterized protein (EggNog:ENOG41) — protein: MLAWEPRDRPTVAEALASDAWHLVQTMKQEREDEKQQKRKAEMQSDGVKRVRVLSPSERDYKIFEP